The genomic stretch TTCTTTCGCGGAGCAGGCGCGCTCGGCCTGGCAGGCACGCTGCCCGGCGTGGCTGTTGCCAAGTCCGATCAGTCCGGCGCGATCTCGCAGAACGCAACGCCAAGCACCTATGCGCGCGGTTTCGACAACCAGCGTATCTCCGACCTCGGCAATGGGACGTTCCTCAACCCGGTTGTTTCGGGCGACAGGCCCGATCCGGCAATCTTGCAGGATGGAGAGGATTACTATCTCACCTTCTCCACCTTCGATGCCTATCCCGGGCTAACGATCTGGCACTCGCGCGACCTGGTCAACTGGCGGCCGCTTGAGGCGGCTCTGCACAACAACATCGGGTCGGTCTGGGCGCCTAGCCTGCACAAGGATCGTGGCAGGTACCTGCTCTATATTCCGGTGAAGGCGCAGCCGAGCAATGACATCTTTGTCAGCTGGGCGACCGATATCGAGGGACCGTGGAGCGAGCCGATTTCGCTGGGCCTGCCCAATCATATCGATCCATGCCATGCGGTTGCCGAAGATGGCAGTCGCTGGCTGTTCCTGTCCGGCGGCGATCGGGTGCGTCTTTCGGACGACAATCTCTCGCTCGCCGGCGAAGTCGAACATGTTTACGATCCGTGGCGCTATCCGTCCGACTGGATTGTCGAAGGATTTTCTCCCGAAGGGCCCAAAATCCACCACATCGGCGACTGGTTTTACATGATCACCGCTGTCGGTGGGACAGCAGGTCCACCGACAGGGCACATGGTAATCGCGGCTCGGTCGAGGTCCTTGCACGGCCCGTGGGAACATCATCCCGCCAACCCGATCGTCCGGACCAATTCGGTTGCGGAGGCCTGGTGGTCGCGGGGCCATGCATCGCTCGTGCAGGCACCCGACAAGAGCTGGTGGTCGCTCTATCACGGTTTCGAGAATGATTTCTGGACCCTTGGCCGCCAGTGCCTGCTCGATCCGGTTCGCTTCACCGACGACGGCTGGTTCGAAATGACCGGCGGCGATCTGTCCGCGCCGATCGCAAAACCAAAAGGTGGCGAGGTGCAGCCGCATGGCATGGCGCTGTCGGACGATTTTTCCGGACCGCTCGAGCTCGGTTCGAAATGGGCGTTCTTCCGCCCCGACCACGACGAGCAGGATCGCATCCGCATCAGCGACAACACGCTGCACCTTGCGGGCAAGGGCGAAGCACCCTCTTCCGGTTCGCCATTGCTGATTACGGCTGGCGATCGCAGCTACGTGTTCGAATGCGATATCGAATGCGCGCATGGTGGCAGGGCGGGCCTGATCCTGTTCTACGACGACAAGCTATATTGCGGCCTCGGCTTCGACGGCGAACGTTTCGTCACCCACCAATACGGTATCGAACGCGCACGGCCTGCCAATCCCCATGGTCGGCGGATGCGGATGCGGGTGACCAATCGTGAGCATATCGTGACATTCGACACCAGCGGAGACGGCGGCCGGACTTGGCACCGGTTCGACCGCGGGATGGAAGTGTCCGGCTATCACCACAATGTTCGCGGCGGCTTCCTGATGCTGCGTCCGGGGCTCTACGCTGCCGGACCGGGCGAAGCACGTTTTCGCGACTTTCGCTTTACCGCCCTGGCGGACTAGAGTGCGCGGCAGGAGAGGGCGCAAGACAATGAAAATGACAGGCCGGATAGGGCGAAGAGGATTCCTGGCAGGCACCGCTGCCATAGGTGCAATGGGTATGCTCGGCGGCTGCGAACGGCGCATGTCCGGGTTGCTGACCAGTGCCGATGCGCATCCGGTAGATTATCCGACCAGCAAGGCTGTGTCCTACATGGGCGAACTGCTGGCTGAACGGACGGGCGGACGGCTGGGCATCAAGCTTTATGCCGGCGGCCAGCTCGGCAGCGAGACTGACACGCTGGAGATCACCAGCTTCGGCGGGCTCGACCTCAACCGCGTCAACCTTGCTCCGCTCAATTCGATGGAGCCGATGACGCTACCGCTTTCGCTGCCTTTCGTGTTCGATTCGGTCGATCACATGCGGCGCGTAGTGGACAGCGAGATTGGCGACGAAGTGCTTGCCTCGCTGGAACCGCATGGGCTGGTCGGACTGTGCTTTTACGATTCCGGCGCACGCAGCTTTTACAACAAGGCGCGGCCCATCAATTCCCCTTCCGACATGAAGGGGATGAAGCTGCGCGTGCCTGCATCCGATCTTTACGTGGCGATGGTCAATGCACTGGGTGCCAACGCAGTGCCGATCTCTTTTGGCGAGATCTACCAGTCGTTGACGCAGGGCGTGATTGACGGGGCAGAGAACAACTGGCCGACCCTCGTTAGCGAACGCCATTACGAGGCGATCAATTATTTCAGCCTGACCGAACACCTGCTGACGCCTGAAGCGCTGGTGATGAGCAAGGCAAGCTGGGATCGCCTCGATGCATCCGATCGAGACCTCGTCGCTCGGACGGCCAAGGAATCGGTGATCAAGATGCGGGAGCTCTGGGACGCCAAGGTCGAAGAGGCGAAAGCTGCGATTGCGGCCTCCGATGTCGTCGTCAATTCGGTCGACAAGCAGCCGTTTGCCGACCTGATGAAACCGGTCTGGAGCGAATTCATAACCACGCCGCAGCAACAGTCGATTGTAGAGCGGATTACCGCGATGGGAGGGCAGTAAGATGGCCCACAGGATCAGCATGTTGCTGGTGAAACTCGGAGCCCTTGGCCTCGTGGCCATGACAGCGATTATCGGCTGGCAGGTGTTCGGGCGCTTCGTCCTCAATTCCAGCCCCTCCTGGACCGAACAGGCGTCCCTGATCCTGATGATCTGGTACGTCATGTTTGCTGCGGCAGCCGGCGTTTACGAAGGCTTCCACATCCGCATTGCCCTGCTCGAGGAAAAGCTCGGCGACCGTGCAGCGCCTGCACGCAGACTGGTCGCGGCCATCGTCATGGTGCTCGGCCTCGTATTGCTCGTTTACGGTGCACAGCTTTGCTGGCTGGTAAGGGAAAATGTCGTACCATCGCTCGGCATCAGCCGGTCGGTGGCTTATTTCCCGATGCCGGTATCCGGATTGCTGATGGCGCTGTTCGCCTTGCCAAGGGTTTTCAGCGGCGCGCCCTATCCGGCCCATGAGGAGGAAGCATAATGGAACTGCTCGTCCTCTTCGGGGTCCTATTCCTCCTGCTCGCGCTGGGTGTACCGGTCGGTTACGCCCTGCTCGGATCCGCGCTTTCTTGCTTCGGGGTGATGGGGATACCGCCCATCGTCGCCGTGCAGAGGGTGGCAGCAGGGATCAGCGTCTTTACGCTCATGGCGATCCCGTTCTTCATCTTCGCCGGCGACCTCATGTATCGCGCAGGTATCGCGGAACGACTGGTCAGGGTGGCCGATGCCGCCGTCGGGCGCGTGCGCGGCGGCCTCGGACTGGTCGATGTCGGCGCGTCGATGATGTTCGGCGCGGTTTCCGGTTCTGCCATTGCCAGCGCCTCGGCCATCGGGTCGAGCATGGTCCCGCTGATGAAGGACAAGGGCTATCCCGGCGATTATGCGGTGAACGTGACTGTCACGGCGGCAATCGTGGGCCTTCTCATCCCGCCGTCCCACAACATGATCATCTATTCGGCGGCATCGGGCATCGGCGTTTCGATCGGTGACCTGTTCGTCGCAGGCGTAATCCCGGGCCTGCTCACCGGCCTGATGCTGATGGCGACCGCCTGGATCGTCGCGCGGAGGCGCGCCTTGCCATATGGCGCTTTCCCGGGTTGGCGTGAATTCATGCGGGCTGCGGTGTTTGCCATTCCCGGCTTGCTTACCGCAGTAATCATCATGGGCGGCATCCTGAGCGGCATTTTCACCCCGACCGAAAGCTCGGCCATCGCCGTTATCTATACCATCCTGGTCGGTGTGCTCGTTTATCGCAGCCTCGGCTGGACGGCATTCTGGGAAGCTGCCCAGAAATCGGTGCGGACGGCGTCGATGGTGCTGTTCATCATCGCCGCGGCGACCGCTTTCGGCTTTGCCCTCGCATTGCTCGAAGTGCCCGCCGCGCTGGCATCGCTGATCGGGTTCATTACCGAGAATCCGCTACTGACGCTGCTCATCATCAACATCATGCTGCTGGCATTGGGGACCTTCATGGACATGGCCCCGCTGATCGTGATTACCACGCCGATCTTCCTGCCGGTCGCAATGGGGGTCGGCGTCGATCCGGTCCACTTCGGGATCATCATGATGCTCAATCTGGGCATCGGTCTCGTGACACCGCCGGTGGGTTCGGTCCTGTTCGTGGGCTCTGCCGTGGGCAAGATCCCCGTGACCACCTTGGTGAAGACGATCTGGCCGTTCTATTTTACGCTGATCGCGGCGCTGATGCTGATCACCTACATCCCAGGCCTGTCGCTGTGGTTGCCCGGGGTGCTGGCAGAATGATCAGAGCGTTACGCCGCGCTTCCAGATCGAGATCACGCGCTGGCCCGAACGCTCGGCGCTGGTCTCCTTCCCGCTGGCAACCTCGAGCAGGTAAGCGGCGAAGTCGTCTGCCACGGCGTCGGGATCTTCCGCCAGCATCCTGCCGGCATCGAAATCGATCCAGCCGCTCTTGTTATTGGCAAGCTGCGAGTTCGACGAAACCTTGACCGTGGGAACGGGAAAGCCGAGCGGCGTCCCGCGACCTGTCGTGAAAAGGATCATCGTCGCACCGGCGGCTGCCAGTGCGGTCGATGAGACCGCATCATTGCCGGGTGCTTCGAGCAGGGTCACACCCGGTTTCGAGGCCACGCCGCCGTAATCGATGACGTCGCTCAGTCGCGCTTGACCCGCTTTCTGTACCGCTCCGAGGGATTTTTCCTCGAGCGTCGTGATCCCGCCCGCGATATTCCCGGGTGAGGGGTTTTCGGAAACTGGCTGTCCCTGTTCGAGGAAATAACGCTTGAAGCGATTGAGCAATGCACCTGCGCTTGCGAGTATTTCCGGAGTATCGCTCCGCGCGAAAAGAGCCCTCTCGGCACCGAAGATTTCGGGGATTTCGGTGAGGATCAATCGACCGTCGCTCGCATCGACACGATTGCTGAACCTGCCCAGCAGGGGGTTGGCGGTAAGGCCGGAAAGTGCATCCGAACCTCCGCACTTCAGGCCGACGCAAAGAGCCGAAGCGGGCGCCTCGACCCGGGACTGTCTGCCGATCTCGTCGACCAGTTGTGCAATCAGAGAATGGAGCGCTTCCCTCTCGTCGCCGACTTCCTGCGCACGCATGGTGCGCAATTTGGCGCGGCTGCGCTCGGGGACGGCTTCGACGAGCTGGTCTAGCTGGTTGCTCTCGCATCCCAGGCCAACGAGGACGACGGCGCCGGCGTTGGGATTGTCGCAAAGCGCGGCGAGCACGGCACGCGTTCCGGAAAGGTCGTCGCCAAGTTGCGAGCAGCCATGCGGGTGCCCGAAACCGACGATGCCGTCGACATGCCCCGCATGCATTGCGGACGCTTCGCGTGCGACCATCTCAACGAGCGGGGAGACGCAGCCGACAGTGGGCAAAACCCAGATTTCATTGCGGGTCGCGTAACGGCCATCGTCGCGGCGGTAACCGAGCCATGTCCCGAGCGGAGCATCACCGACCCCTTCGTCATGCTTCCTGTCGAACGATGCGTAAGACACTTCGCCCGACAGCGCTGTCTTCAGATTGTGCGAGTGGACGTGTTCGCCCGTTTCGATCTGCCGGGTCGCAAGGCCGATCTGTTCGCCGTAGCGCAGGACTGCATCGCCTTGTCCGATCGGCGCGAGCGCGAACTTGTGTCCGCGCGGGACCGGGTCGACCAATCGGACGATGGCACCCGCAACTTCGACATGCTGCCCGCTGCTCAGGTCCGCCAAAGCGACGGCCACGTTATCGCGTGGGTGGATTTTCCAGGCAAAAGGGCCACTTTTGACTGCAAGTACTTCCTGATCCGACATTTTTGCGGTCTGCTTTCGTATGCCCGCTCCGGCGCGCTTGATTTAAGGCATCCGACGCGGCAGATACTCTCTTTGACACCGGTTACCATAACCTTATCGACAGAACAATCTGCCTTGCTCGGATATTCCGAATGGAGAGAGAATGAGCCGCCCACTTCACTTAGACCCCGACCGGCTTTTTCCGGCCGATCCGGGGGTGCGATCGATCGCGCGCCAGCTGTATGGCGAAGTTGCCGGTCTGCAGATCATCTCGCCACACGGGCATACCGATCCGGAATGGTTCGCGACGAACGAACCGTTCGGCAATGCGACCGAACTGCTCCTGCACCCCGATCATTACCTGTTCCGGATGCTCTATTCGCAGGGCATCTCGCTCGATGCGCTCGGTATTGCCGGTCGCGACGCCGACCCGAGGGAGTCCTGGAGGATATTGGCCGAGAACTATTACCTGTTCCGGGGCACGCCTTCGCGCATGTGGCTGGACTGGGTGTTTGCCGAGGCATTCGGGATCGATGTGCGCCTCGATGGCTCGACCGCAGACTTCTATTTCGACACGATCACCGAGGCGTTGCAGACAGACGCGTTTCGGCCGCGCGCATTGTTCGACCGCTATGGGCTGGAGGTCCTCGCGACGACCGAAAGCCCGATCGACACGCTCTCGCATCACAAGGCGATCCGCGAAAGCGGATGGAACGGCCGGGTTATCACAGCTTACCGCCCGGACCCTGTGGTCGATCCCGATTTCGAAGGTTTCGCGCAGAACCTCGCCACCTTTGCAGACCTGACCGGCGAAGATACGCAAAGCTGGTCGGGCTACCTGGCTGCCCATCGCAAGCGCCGCGCATTCTTTGCCAAAATGGGGGCAACATCCACCGATCACGGGCATCCGACCGCGACGACAGCCAACCTTTCCGCTTCGGAGGCTGCGGCGCTGTTCGACAGGGTGAAATCGGGCAATGCGTCTTCGCAGGATGCAGAGCTGTTTCGTGGCCAGATGCTTACCGAAATGGCTGCCATGAGTCTCGACGACGGACTCGTGATGCAGATCCACCCGGGCAGTTTCCGCAACCACAATCGCTGGCTGTTCGAAAACTTCGGGCGAGACAAGGGAGCAGACATTCCGACGCGAACCGACTACGTCCACGCTCTGCAACCCTTGCTCGACCGGTTCGGCAATGAGGCGGACCTTTCGATCATCCTCTTCACCCTGGATGAAAGCAGCTACGCACGCGAACTGGCGCCGCTCGCAGGTCATTATCCGTGCCTCAAGCTCGGCCCGGCGTGGTGGTTCCATGACAGTCCGGAAGGGATGCGCCGGTTCCGCCTGATGACGACGGAGACCGCCGGTTTCTACAACACGGTAGGCTTCAACGACGATACGCGGGCCTTCCTGTCCATACCGGCGCGGCACGATGTTGCACGCCGGATCGACTGCGGATTCCTCGCACAGCTCGTGGCTGAACATCGTATCGAAGACTGGGAAGCTGCAGAGGTTGCGCAGGACCTCGCCTACAACCTGGTGAAGAAGGCGTATCGCCTGTGAGGTTGAACTCCCTGACGGCCGGGGAATTGCCAGAGAATGTAGCGCGATATTCCTATGATCGGGACGACCAGTCGATAGGGATCGTCCACTTCGGTATCGGCGCATTTCACCGTGCCCATATGGCATGGTACACCGACCTTGCGATGAGCGCGGGCGAGCGTGACTGGTTGATCAGTGGCGTCTCGATGCGGTCGCGCTCCGTCGCGGACCAGCTCACCCCCCAAGACGGCCTTTACACCCTGACCGAACGGAGCGGCGACAGTGCGTCGACGCGGCTGATCGGATCGGTTGCCGAAGTGCTGTTCGCACCTGAACAGGCAGAGGAGGTCATGTCACGTATCGCCGATCAGGCCTGCAAGATCGTGAGCTTCACAGTGACAGAAAAGGGCTATGCGAGAGGAGAGGGCGACCAACTCGACCTCGAGTTGGCGCAAGCAAGCTTCTATCCGTTGCTGGCCCGTGGACTTGAGCTGCGAAAGCAGGCGGGGTTACCCGGCATTACCCTCCTTTGCTGCGACAATCTTGCCGACAACGGCCATGTGCTCGAAGCGCTGATGCGCCAATGGCTCGAAGCGGAAAAACCCGATCTTGTCGATTGGTTTGCAGATCATTGCCGCGTGCCGTCGACAATGATCGACCGGATCGTTCCACGCACCGGTAAAGAGGATCTCACTTATCTGGAGAATGTACTCGGCATGGAAGATGCAGGGGCGGTCTTCACCGAGCGATTCAGCCAGTGGGTGATCGAGGACAATTTTGCGGGCCCCCGACCGACTTGGGAAGATCATGGGGCGCAGATCGTCGACGATGTCGCGCCTTATGAAACCGCAAAGCTTCGGATGCTGAACGGCGCGCATTCGCTGCTGGCCTATTGCGGACTTCGTGCCGGCCATGAATTCGTCCACGAAGCCGTTGCCGATCCGCAGCTTCGCGCTCTGGCTGACCACCTGATGCGTGAAGAGGCAATGGCGACGATCATTCCCTCGGCCGGGCAAGACCTTTCCGCCTACGCGGACGAATTGCTGACCCGCTTTGCCGATCCTGCACTGCGTCACCGACTGTCGCAGATCGCGATGGACGGAACCCAGAAGATCCCCCAGCGATGGCTCGATACGGCAAGCGCGCTGATGGCCCAGGAACGGCCAGCAAGCGCGATTGCTGCCGGTTTCGATGCGTGGCTATGGCACCTGGAGGACAGCCGCTTCGTCGACGATCCTCATGGGCCGGAACTCGCGACCCTGGCTCGAGAAGGCGGCAGTGGTGCGGTGATCGAACGATGTTTTGGCCAGTCGCGTGGTGCTACTGCCCTTTGGCCGCATTACAGCCACCTCGCGGGCTACCTATCGGCCAACCTTTCACCGGCATAACCGAACCGCCCGGGGCGGCGGGTTTCAGCCATACATCCCCTTCTTGGGGCCGAGATAGCCGAAGAGATAGGCGGCGACCTTGCGCATCTGGATTTCCTCCGCACCCTCGGTGATCCGGTAGCGCCGGTGGTGGCGATAGATGTGCTCGAACGGTTTGTGCCGCGAATATCCTATGCCGCCATGCACCTGCATCGCGCGGTCGGCGGCCTGGCAGACAAGCCGGTTGGCCCAGTAGTTGCACATGCTGACCTTGTCGGAGATCGTCTTCTCGATCTCCTCGTGCGGCATGTTGTCCATCTCCCACGCAGTCTTGTAGATCAGCAGGCGCAGCATTTCGCATTGGGTGTTGAGTTCGACCAGCGGGAACTGGATCGCCTGGTTGCGGGCCAGTTCCTCCCCGAACGGCTTGCGCTCGCGCGCATATCTGACGCTTTCATCGACACAGAACTGCGCTGCGCCGAGGCTGCTTGCCGCCTGCCGGATGCGGTTCTGGTGTACGAAGCTTTGCGCCAGTGCGAGGCCGTATCCCTCGCGCCCCAGAATTGCTTCGTCAGGTACCCAGACATTGTTGACGCTGAGCCGCGGATGATCGGTCGGCATGTTGAAGGTCCACAGCCACTCTTCGATCTCGAGACCCGGCGTGGGGTTGGGAACGAGGAAGCAGGTGATGCCGCGGGCATCGCCATCCTCTCCGCTGGTGCGGGCGAACATGGCGCAATGGGTCGCCACATGCATGCCGGTGATCCACATCTTCTCGCCGTCGATCCGCCAGCCATCGACCCCGTCACGGGTTTCGCGCACCGCTTTTGTTTCCATATGCGTCGCGTCGGAACCGTGATGCGGTTCGGTCAGGCCGAAGGCGACGCGGCGCGTGCCTTCGAAGCCGCCTAGGATGAATTCCTGCTTCTGTTCCTCGGTGCCGAAATGTTCGAACATGGCGACGAAGGGGAAGTTGCCGACGATCGAATGTTCGTTCTGGAGGTCGTTATGGAGGCCGAGGCCCATTCGGGCGAAATGGTCGCGGATCACCGCCATCCAAAGGTTGCTGCCGTCCTTGCCGCCGTATTTCTTGGGGGCCGAAAAGCGCCAGTGCCCGGCCTTGTCAGCACGCTTGCGCGCCTCGCGCAGCAGGTCTTCCCATTCGTGGCGAGGCAGGCCGCCATTTTCGAAATCGGTCCGCGCCCATTCGCGGCGATGATCGAAGAAACGGATGTTGTCGTCCTGCTGTTCGAGCGGCCTTATTTCGGCAGCGATGAAAGCGTCCAACTCGTCGAGATAGGCCTGAAGGTCGGCGGGAATCGTGAAATCCACGTGTAACTCTCCCTTGCATGAATTCGCGGCCTTGTGGCCGTCTTGCCCATAGTCATAACTGAATGACGGCGCATGGTAAGTGCGTTTTTGAAACTTTTTTGCTGCCGCTGCTTGAACCGGGCGGCAGGCTTGCTAGCCTTCATCGGGCCGGTCCGGCACGGGAGAGAAATCATGTTTGATATTCGGCACAGGTGCCGGCCTTGAACGACCAGTCGCTCGACATCCTCGGGGACGCGATCCTTGCAGCCGCATGCGAGGCCGGGATGCCCGCGCAGTCGGTCGGAAACCTGAAGCGGCTGTCTGGCGGTGCGAGCAAGGAAACCTGGGCGTTCGACCTCGTGCTGGAGAATGGCGAGACACAGCGCCTGGTTCTGCGCCGCCAGCCTCCGGGCAGGCGGTTCAGTTCGCAGGGTCTCGAAAGCGTGGCCAAGGAAGCGTCGATCGCGCGGCTCGCAAGGCTGCAGGATATTCCCGTACCGATGGTCGCTTTCGAACTGCCGGAAGGGTCGGCCGGGGGGGATGGTTACGCGATGGAGCGGGTCGACGGAGAAACCGTCGGCGTGAGGGTTCTCAAACTGCCGGAGCTTGAAAAGGCCCGTAAAGGCATGGCGCGTCGCTGCGGCGAAATTCTCGCCCGGTTGCATCGGGCCAAGGGTTACGAAACGCTGGGACTGCGTGAAGAGAGCGCGGCCCAGGCGCTTGAGGCACTCGAAGCGCGTTACCGCGACACCGGGCGCGAACGGCCAGTGTTCGAATTTGCGCTTCGCTGGCTCAAGGAAAACCTGAAGACGGGCGGCGATCACGTCCTCCTCCACGGCGACTTCCGCAACGGCAATCTGGTGGTCGGGCCGGAGGGGATCCGCGCGGTGCTTGATTGGGAACTCGCGCTGATAGGGCCCGCTGCATACGACCTGTCATGGCTTTGCGTCACCAGCTGGCGGTTTCAGCGGCCGGACCTGCCCGTGGGCGGTTTCGGGTCGAGGGAGGACTTACTTGCCGGATATGCGGAGGCAGGCGGAACCCCGGTCGATCCCGCCGACTTGCACGCCTGGGAAGTCTTCCAGACCATGAACTGGGGAACAATGTGTGCAGGTGTTGCAAAGGCATTCATGGAGGGGAACCGTACCGTCGAAAGCGCGGTGATCGCGCGGCGTGCCTCTGAAACGGAATTCGACCTGATGCGATTGCTCGCGCCCGAACACCCGCAGTGGGAGAAACTTCGCCATGCAGGATAACCCGCCGCCGCCGCTCATCATCGAAGAAGTGTCCAAGGCCCTTCAGGAAGGGCTCGCGGCAGGCTTCCCCCAAAAGGTAGCAGCAAATGCGCTCAGCATTGCACAGCGCGAACTGGTCGACGGGCCGCGCACCGATGCCGCTGAAAGCGAGCGCCTTTCCAGGCTTGTCGGAAGCGAGGGGGATCTGGCGGCGAGGAATGCCCGGCTCGCCTCGATGATTGCGGCAGGCGAGATTGCGATTTCCGATGAACTCGTCGGTCACCTGATCGCGACCACGATAGAGAAGATCGAAAAGGACCAGCCGGGTTACCCGTCATTCCGGGCGTGGCGCGGTGGCTAGCCGCCTGTAATTCGCGCGATATGCGACTATCCTCTGCCTTGACCTGCCCGATGGTGCGTAGAAGGTAGAGCGATGTCGATAGATCCGGCGCTAATCCACGAGGTCGATGACTTCCTTCGCGAGGTGCCAGCTTTCGCCTTCCTCGACGATGCTGCGCGCCATTCGGTCGCGGTCCGGATGGAAATTGCCTATTTTCGGCGCGGGGCACCCGTAACGCAGGCGGGAGATGACAATCGGCATCTTTCGATCATCCGGTCGGGCAGCGTCGAACTAAGGCTCGGCGGGACCGAACTCCATGCGAGGCTGGGTGAAAGGGATTGCTTCGGTTATCCCTCGCTTATCCGTCGTGGTCCGGCCCAGAACGAGGCGATCGCCTGCGAGGATACGCTCCTTTACCGCCTACCCGATGATGCGTTTCACAAGCTGCGCGACGCAAACGAGCAATTCCGGCATTTCTTCGACATCGACGAAGCCGCGCGATTGCGGCGGGCGGTGGGTTCGCTTCGCGAGGACGGTCCGCAAGGTGGGCAGGAGGGCGGTAGCGGATTTGGTGTCCATGTTCCGTTAGCATCGGTCATGTCTCGCCGGGAGGTCGTCCATTGCAGCCCCGATCTAGCCATCGGCGATGCGGCGCGGTTGATGGCTGAGAAGGACGTTTCGGTCCTACCCATTCTGCAGGCAGACGCGCTGGTCGGCATCCTGACGGACAAGGATTTGCGGCGCCGTGTTCTTGCTCCGGGCCTCGATGGAGGCACTCCTGTGAACCGGGTCATGACGCCAGATCCGATTACGATCGGCGAAAGCCAGACTGTCCTCAATGCCTTGCTGGCAATGACATCGCATCATATCCGGCACTTGCCCGTGGTCGACAATGCCGGGCGATTGTCCGGAATTGTATCCTCGTCCGACATTCTTGCGCAGCTGGGTTCGAACACCTTTCACCTCGCACGCGAAGTGCAGATGGCGCGCAGCCAGACGGAACTGTTCGAAGCAACGAGCCACTTGCCCCGTGCGGTCGCCGGCCTGGTAGAGGCGGGAGTCGATGCCGATCCGGTTGCCCGTTACATCAGCGCAATCGGCGAGGTGTCGCACAAGCGATTGCTCGACCTCGTCGAGCAGGAACTCGGGCCGCCGCCCGTTCCCTATGCCCTCGTTTGTTTTGGTTCCCTTGCGCGTCACGAACTGTCGCTCGGTTCCGACCAGGACAACGGCTTCGTGTTCGGGGAAGGTTTTGTTCGCGAGGAGCATGACGACTACTTCGCCGAACTCGGACGGCGCTTGGCCGATGGGCTGGAGAGCGCGGGATATCGCTATTGTCCCGGCGATATCATGGCTTCGAACCCCGAATATCGCCGTACCGCGCCGGAATGGATCGATCGGTTCAGGGGGTGGATCGATAGCCCTGATCCGCAGGCGATCCTCGAAAGCGGAATTTTCTTCGACATGCGCGCCGTGGCGGGCGAAGCGGCGCTGGTTGATGAGATGCGGCAGGAGACGTTCCGGGCTGCAGCGAAGAACAGGATCTTTCTTTCCTTCGTTGCCCGGGCAGCTGCCGTGACTGCGGTTCCGCTCGGCTTCTTTCGCAACTTCCTGCTCGAAAAGGACGCGGTCGAGGGGAAGGTGCTCGACCTCAAATCACAGGCGATCACTCCGATCATCGACCTCGCCAGGACCCACGCCATAGCTGGCGGTATAGAGGCGACGAGTACGATAGAGCGGCTGGAGGCTGCTGCTGCGAGCGGATCGCTCGATCCGGAGGCTGCACGCGACCTTGCCGCCTGCTTCGAATTCGTGCGGGACGTTCGCTTCCGCCATCAGGCCGCACAGATATGCCGCGGCGAGAGGCCATCGAACAAGCTCGACCCGGGCGAACTGTCGCGGTTCGACCGCGAACACCTGCGCGATGCCTTCAAGCTCATCCGCGGCCAGCTCGACAAGCTGCGGTCCGACCTCGCAGGCGGCCTGACCTGACATGCTGGGCAATTTGCTCGGCGGTCCCGGACCCAAGCTGGTTCGCGTATTCGAGAAAGCGGCCAAGGCAGCGCCGCCCGGACCGCTC from Altererythrobacter epoxidivorans encodes the following:
- the uxaC gene encoding glucuronate isomerase; the protein is MSRPLHLDPDRLFPADPGVRSIARQLYGEVAGLQIISPHGHTDPEWFATNEPFGNATELLLHPDHYLFRMLYSQGISLDALGIAGRDADPRESWRILAENYYLFRGTPSRMWLDWVFAEAFGIDVRLDGSTADFYFDTITEALQTDAFRPRALFDRYGLEVLATTESPIDTLSHHKAIRESGWNGRVITAYRPDPVVDPDFEGFAQNLATFADLTGEDTQSWSGYLAAHRKRRAFFAKMGATSTDHGHPTATTANLSASEAAALFDRVKSGNASSQDAELFRGQMLTEMAAMSLDDGLVMQIHPGSFRNHNRWLFENFGRDKGADIPTRTDYVHALQPLLDRFGNEADLSIILFTLDESSYARELAPLAGHYPCLKLGPAWWFHDSPEGMRRFRLMTTETAGFYNTVGFNDDTRAFLSIPARHDVARRIDCGFLAQLVAEHRIEDWEAAEVAQDLAYNLVKKAYRL
- a CDS encoding mannitol dehydrogenase family protein, whose amino-acid sequence is MPENVARYSYDRDDQSIGIVHFGIGAFHRAHMAWYTDLAMSAGERDWLISGVSMRSRSVADQLTPQDGLYTLTERSGDSASTRLIGSVAEVLFAPEQAEEVMSRIADQACKIVSFTVTEKGYARGEGDQLDLELAQASFYPLLARGLELRKQAGLPGITLLCCDNLADNGHVLEALMRQWLEAEKPDLVDWFADHCRVPSTMIDRIVPRTGKEDLTYLENVLGMEDAGAVFTERFSQWVIEDNFAGPRPTWEDHGAQIVDDVAPYETAKLRMLNGAHSLLAYCGLRAGHEFVHEAVADPQLRALADHLMREEAMATIIPSAGQDLSAYADELLTRFADPALRHRLSQIAMDGTQKIPQRWLDTASALMAQERPASAIAAGFDAWLWHLEDSRFVDDPHGPELATLAREGGSGAVIERCFGQSRGATALWPHYSHLAGYLSANLSPA
- a CDS encoding acyl-CoA dehydrogenase family protein; the protein is MDFTIPADLQAYLDELDAFIAAEIRPLEQQDDNIRFFDHRREWARTDFENGGLPRHEWEDLLREARKRADKAGHWRFSAPKKYGGKDGSNLWMAVIRDHFARMGLGLHNDLQNEHSIVGNFPFVAMFEHFGTEEQKQEFILGGFEGTRRVAFGLTEPHHGSDATHMETKAVRETRDGVDGWRIDGEKMWITGMHVATHCAMFARTSGEDGDARGITCFLVPNPTPGLEIEEWLWTFNMPTDHPRLSVNNVWVPDEAILGREGYGLALAQSFVHQNRIRQAASSLGAAQFCVDESVRYARERKPFGEELARNQAIQFPLVELNTQCEMLRLLIYKTAWEMDNMPHEEIEKTISDKVSMCNYWANRLVCQAADRAMQVHGGIGYSRHKPFEHIYRHHRRYRITEGAEEIQMRKVAAYLFGYLGPKKGMYG
- a CDS encoding phosphotransferase family protein; this encodes MNDQSLDILGDAILAAACEAGMPAQSVGNLKRLSGGASKETWAFDLVLENGETQRLVLRRQPPGRRFSSQGLESVAKEASIARLARLQDIPVPMVAFELPEGSAGGDGYAMERVDGETVGVRVLKLPELEKARKGMARRCGEILARLHRAKGYETLGLREESAAQALEALEARYRDTGRERPVFEFALRWLKENLKTGGDHVLLHGDFRNGNLVVGPEGIRAVLDWELALIGPAAYDLSWLCVTSWRFQRPDLPVGGFGSREDLLAGYAEAGGTPVDPADLHAWEVFQTMNWGTMCAGVAKAFMEGNRTVESAVIARRASETEFDLMRLLAPEHPQWEKLRHAG
- a CDS encoding DUF6285 domain-containing protein; this encodes MQDNPPPPLIIEEVSKALQEGLAAGFPQKVAANALSIAQRELVDGPRTDAAESERLSRLVGSEGDLAARNARLASMIAAGEIAISDELVGHLIATTIEKIEKDQPGYPSFRAWRGG